The following proteins come from a genomic window of Phycodurus eques isolate BA_2022a chromosome 9, UOR_Pequ_1.1, whole genome shotgun sequence:
- the thoc3 gene encoding THO complex subunit 3: MASRYYQTMQESFKTNNKSREFPAHSAKVHSVAWSCDGRRLASGSFDKTASVFVLEKDRLVKENNYRGHSDSVDQLCWHPTNPDLFVTASGDKSVRIWDVRTTKCMAVVTTKGENINICWSPDGQTIAVGNKDDVVTFIDAKTHKTKAEEQFKFEVNEISWNNDNNMFFLTNGNGCINILSYPELKTIQSIKAHPSNCICIKFDPTGKYFATGSTDALVSLWDVDELVCVRCFSRLDWPVRTLSFSHDGKMLASASEDHFIDIAEVETGEKLWEVQCLPTFTVAWHPKRPLLAYACDDKDCKYDNNREAGTVKLFGLPNDS, translated from the exons ATGGCGTCGCGCTACTACCAGACGATGCAGGAGAGTTTCAAAACGAACAACAAAAGTCGCGAGTTCCCGGCGCATTCGGCCAAAGTTCACTCGGTGGCGTGGAGCTGCGACGGCAGAAGACTCGCGTCGGGATCTTTCGACAAAACCGCCAGCGTTTTTGTCCTGGAAAAAGACCGACTG gtgAAGGAGAACAACTACCGTGGGCACAGCGACAGCGTGGATCAGCTGTGCTGGCACCCCACCAATCCGGACCTCTTTGTCACGGCTTCGGGTGACAAAAGTGTCCGAATATGGGACGTGCGCACCACTAAGTGCATGGCCGTCGTCACGACTAAAG GCGAGAACATTAACATCTGCTGGAGTCCGGACGGCCAAACGATCGCTGTGGGTAACAAGGATGACGTGGTCACCTTCATTGACGCCAAAACCCACAAGACCAAGGCCGAGGAGCAGTTCAAATTTGAAGTCAACGAGATCTCGTggaacaacgacaacaacatgtttttcctcaccAACGGCAACGGATGCATCAACATACTCAG TTACCCCGAGCTGAAGACCATCCAGTCGATCAAAGCTCACCCTTCCAACTGCATCTGCATCAAGTTTGACCCGACGGGCAAATACTTCGCCACGGGCAGCACGGACGCTCTGGTCAGTCTTTGGGACGTAGACGAGTTGGTGTGCGTGCGCTGCTTCTCCAG GCTGGACTGGCCCGTGAGGACGCTAAGCTTCAGTCACGATGGGAAGATGTTGGCGTCGGCGTCGGAGGACCACTTCATCGACATCGCCGAGGTGGAAACAG GCGAGAAGCTTTGGGAGGTTCAGTGCTTGCCCACGTTTACGGTGGCCTGGCACCCCAAGCGCCCCCTTCTGGCGTACGCCTGCGATGACAAGGACTGCAAGTACGACAACAACCGCGAGGCGGGCACCGTCAAACTCTTCGGCCTCCCCAACGACTCCTGA